The DNA sequence TGGCGACTCCGATCCATCCCGGCGTGAGCACCCGCGCCGGGAAGCCGTGATCGGGCGGCAGCGGCTGGCCGTTCATCGCATAGACCAGCAGCGTGTCGTCCGCCAGCGCCTTCGCCACCGGCATCGGTCGGCGCACCTTGAGGTCGTCCAGCCCGTGCGGCATCACGTCGCGCGCGGTCGCCTTGATCCCGGCCCGATCGAACAGCTCGCGGAGCGGTACGCCCGTCCACTCCGCGACGCCGATGGCGCCCAGCTTCCATTGTGTCCCCTGCGCCTTCTTCCCGCCCACGCTCTCGAAGAAGCTGCGTCCGTTGCCCGCGCACTCCACGTAGCGGATCACCGAGACGGACGGCAGGCCGATCACCTCGTCGAGCGTCAGGTCGAGCGGCCGCGTCACTCCCGGCCCGTCCACTCGCAGCCGCCACGCGGCGGCGTCGATGCGCGCGGTGCGTGTGTGGTTGCGGACGAAGAAGGCCTCGTTGGGCGTGAGGTAGCCGCGCCGGTACAGCGAGTCCCAGCGCATCTCCTTGTTGCTGCCGTAGTCGGTGAACAGCTCCGGCGGCGTCGGCTTCAGGACCGGGGCCGGCGGCGTCTGCGCCGCGGCCGGCCATGCCGCGAGGCCCATGAGCCCGGCGGCCGCGCCCGCCGCCTCGAGGAAGCGGCGGCGGGACAGGCCGAGGTCCTTGGCCAGGCGCCAGGCGTGCTCCTCGGCACGCGCGCGCCGGTACTCCTCCTCGCTCGCGAACTGTTCAGGCCTCATGCTCGTCCTCCTATCTCTTGCAGAAGCCACGGACCACCGCGACCAGATCGCGAATCTGCCCGTCCGGGAGCGAATCGCCCCACGCGGGCATGACGGTGGAGCGCCCTGCTCCCGGGCCGCCTCGCTTGATGATGGTGAAGAGCGTCGCGTCCGACTGCTTCTGCATGACTGCACAGTCGGTGAAATCGGCGGGGCGCGGGTCGAGCCCGGCGGCGCTCGGCCCGTCTCCCTTGCCTCCGACGCCGTGACAGATGGAGCAGACCTCGACGAACGTCTCCCGGGCGGAGCCCGCGGCAAGCGCGCCGCCGCCGTTGACCACGGCCAGCAGGACGGCCAGGCCGAGTCCGACCAGCGCCGCGCTCGGCGCGGCCCCGCTTCGCGCGTGACGAAGGCTCATCGCGCCGACCCTGCCAGACGGTGCGGAACAGGTCAAGCCGGAGCGGCAGCGTCAGCGCACCGGACGCGCCGCGCCATCGGTCTCCGCGGTCTGCCGCGGCTCGAGGCGGTGGTCATTCCCCGTCACGCATCTGGACTGCCCACGTCACCGCGGCCCGGGCGCCGCCGCCTACCCTCGCACTGTGATTCGACTTTGCCCGTGGTGCAGCCCTTGCACGCATTCGAGGCGCGTCCAGCAACAGGGTCTACGCCTCCTCGTGGAGACTGGCCCGCGCGGCTTTCGAGCCCGCGTCACGAACCAACGTCCGATGATCGGCGCCGCAACACGGTCGCCCGCGTCGTCCGATCCAGGAGCGCCATGATGACCTATGCCGGAAGCCCCGAGGCTGC is a window from the Candidatus Methylomirabilota bacterium genome containing:
- a CDS encoding sulfite oxidase, translated to MRPEQFASEEEYRRARAEEHAWRLAKDLGLSRRRFLEAAGAAAGLMGLAAWPAAAQTPPAPVLKPTPPELFTDYGSNKEMRWDSLYRRGYLTPNEAFFVRNHTRTARIDAAAWRLRVDGPGVTRPLDLTLDEVIGLPSVSVIRYVECAGNGRSFFESVGGKKAQGTQWKLGAIGVAEWTGVPLRELFDRAGIKATARDVMPHGLDDLKVRRPMPVAKALADDTLLVYAMNGQPLPPDHGFPARVLTPGWIGVANIKWVGRLEVSDQPLFSSWNTDSYVMIGPGFQPSPPSKGPVLSRQSLKSALELPWGGDVAAGRRLVRGRAWSPFGKIAKVDCSVDHGATWQAARLREPNIAAAWVRFDFDWDARPGQVGIRLRAADENGNVQPDQVPFNEQGYLYNAVVEHPLVVT
- a CDS encoding cytochrome c, whose amino-acid sequence is MSLRHARSGAAPSAALVGLGLAVLLAVVNGGGALAAGSARETFVEVCSICHGVGGKGDGPSAAGLDPRPADFTDCAVMQKQSDATLFTIIKRGGPGAGRSTVMPAWGDSLPDGQIRDLVAVVRGFCKR